In Pristiophorus japonicus isolate sPriJap1 chromosome 2, sPriJap1.hap1, whole genome shotgun sequence, one genomic interval encodes:
- the LOC139238025 gene encoding zinc finger protein 79-like, giving the protein MEKPCKCGDCGKGFNYPSELKTHQRSHTGERPFTCSVCGKGFTQSSYLLTHQHVHTNERPFKCSDCGKGFKFSADLIKHQLVHTDERPFSCTHCEKSFRQSSHLIQHQRVHTGERPFTCSICGKGFTHGSNLRTHQRVHTGERGFTCSVCGKGFTQSSNLRTHQRVHTGERPFTCSACGKGFAKSSHLLTHQLVHFDRPFKCSDCEKSFKSIKDLLTHQRVHTGERPFTCSLCGKGFTLSSSLQAHQRTHSGERPFTCSVCGKEFNRSSNLRRHQRIHTVERPFACSVCGKKFTRSSHLERHQRVHK; this is encoded by the coding sequence atggagaaaccgtgcaaatgtggggactgtgggaagggattcaattacccgtctgagctgaaAACTCATCAAcgtagtcacactggggagaggccattcacctgctcagtgtgtgggaagggattcactcagtcatcctatCTCCTGACACACCAGCACGTTCACACAAATGAGAGACCTTTTaagtgctctgactgtgggaaaggTTTTAAATTCTCTGCAGATTTAAttaaacaccagcttgttcacactgatgagagaccattCAGTTGTACTCATTGTGAGAAGAGCTTCAGGCAGTCATCTCACCTCATtcaacatcagcgagttcacactggggagaggccgtttacctgctccatatgtgggaagggattcacacatGGATCCAATCTTCGGACGCACCaacgggttcacactggggagaggggattcacctgctccgtgtgtgggaagggatttactcagtcatccaatctacggacacaccagcgagttcacactggggagaggccgttcacttgctccgcctgtgggaaaggattcgctaaatcatcccacctgctgacacaccaacttgttcactttgatagaccttttaaatgttctgactgtgagaagagctttaaaagcataaaggatctgctgacacaccagcgagttcacactggggagaggccattcacctgctcactgtgtgggaagggattcactctatcATCCAGCCTCCAagcacaccaacgcactcacagcggagagaggccattcacctgctccgtgtgtgggaaggaattcaatcGTTCATCCAACCTGCGGAGACATCAGCGAATTCATACTGTGGAGAGGCCATtcgcctgctccgtgtgtgggaagaaatTCACTCGATCATCTCACCTGgagagacatcagcgagttcacaagtga